AATCTAAATATATAATAAACTTTTTATTAAATTAACCATAAATTAATTATTAATGTTCTCAATTCTTTCCTTAAATAAAAATTACGGAATTACCTAATGTGACTAAAGTATATATGACAATTAATGATTTTGAATAATAAAGATTTGATATAAATCAGTGTATTCTCTATTATTTTTTTTTAACTTTAAGTTACTAAAATAAATTAAAAAATCACATTAACCATATAATAAAATTTTAGATTTTTCTGTATATGTTATATTTTGAACTTTTTAAAAATCTCACTTTAAAATTTTTATGATCCATGATTTAATTTTTTTATGACAAGATACAAATTATCACAAAATCATGTAAGTAGAAAGTCCCATCTATAATAATATCTTTTTTATAACATCATATAATAATATATTTTAATTAAATTATATACCATAGAAAATACATAAATATTTTAATTTTGAAATTTGCTTTGAACAATTTTTTTTTTGATAAAATCTCTGAACAAATATTAACAACTTAATATTTAAATTTTAAAATTTGCATTGAATGTTTATAAAAATTATAAATTACTAAGACTTTCAAAAACATTGCATAATGAAAATTTGTTATTAGCGATTTAAATTTTTGTTATAAAAGATACAAATAAGTAGAACACATCATTTAACAATATATCAATATTAAAAATATAATCTTTATCTATGTATAAATTAGGTAAATTTAATTATATAAAATAGAAAAACTGATTGTTTCGATTAATAAAATTTATTTACGTATTTACACCAATTTAATTATATATGTAATAGTTATTGACTTTTTCATTATCCAATATTTTTAAAATATATAAAAGAACATACTATACGTAAAATAATATATATATACATGTTCACGCGTAAGGCGCGGATCTTAATCTAGTTACCTTATATTTCTCTAACTATAAAATTAACTATAAAATATTCAATGCTCTTATTTATTACTCAACTTACTATGATACACCAAAAATTTATACATAACTCCATTATACTAAAATATCATCATACCAAAACGTGTCTCATGAATCCATAACTAAAACGTGACTGATAAATTTAAATACCAAAACTATATTGTTCTTTGGTGCCACCAACTTTCACACTATCATTTATTTTTAGACCAAAGGCTTCACTCTATCATTTTTTCGTTGATCAAAATGTGTTTTTTCAAATGAATATGTTGACCTTTCTGAAATATTTATCAACAAAGCTTATACATCATAGCTGCTCTTTGAGTAACACTTCTAATAATTTTACTAGATTTTAAAGGAAGTTATTTTGCGTACAGTTTAACAATATACTAGATGACAACCCGCGCGCATGCGCGGGGTGAGTTCTTATAATGATGTTTGTTTATGAAATAATTTTAACATTTTGCAACACATCAATCTTTATCGATTCTAAAATGATGAATACAAATGTTGGTCTCTATAATATAACATGATTCTTGAAGAATTAACGTATTACATCTCATTTTAATTATTTTTAAGACTAAGGAAATTAAGTTTTGCGGCTGACACAAATCACTAAAACCAAATATGCAACATCGATTGTATAATGACGAAAGAGGATTAGGTTTTCTGCTCTCGATTTGTTTAATATTGACTCTCCATAAGTGATTTCATTTTCTACATTGTGCTTTCGTTCCGTCTTTGTTTCATTGATATGAGTGAAGTTTTTTTTTTAACTTCTTTTTTGAATTCAGCGAATTACATAAGCGTCAATTAAAAAAATGGACATCTGTAAAAATTAGTTTCACTCCATATACATATCTAAAAATCAAAATTTTGAAAAACAAATTACCGGCAAACTATATTAATATGTTAGTGTTCAAATCTAATATATCAAGCTGTTATAGAATATAAGTGCAGACTCGAAATATAAATGTTTGTCTAGTATATATTTACCAGCTAGGTCTAAAAATCACCTAATTAGAACAAGAAAACAAATTAATAATTTCACCAGTTCGGGTAATATCTGAATCTGAACGGATAATATCTCAACCCGAATGGATATCCGAAGATAACCAAACATAAGTATACTTAACTCTATATTTCTAGTTTATTTCTCTCATTTATTCAAAATATTTATATTAATGATTCTTACTGCTCAAATTAGATAATATACATATAATTATGGACAAAATCATATGCTACTCATTTAACATACATATCAAGTTCTTGTTTTTTGCATTAACAAAAGTTGCATCTAAAATTTCAAAACAACAACTAAATTAGTGTCTTTCTGTTTTTAAAGGTTTATCTCCAAACCTATTGATAGCTTAATCTTTTAAAAATTTTAAAAAACAGTTAAGTTAAAATATATTTTAAATACAAAAAACTTAAACAATGAATAATTTATTTATTTTTTCTTCAAAATTTAAATATCCAAACCCGACCCAAAATATCTGAACCTGAACATAAAAAACCCGAACCCGACTCGAAGTGTAGAATCCGAACGGGTTCTATACCATTATACTGAAATACCCGAACGGGTTCTATATCATTATTCTGAAATATTCGATACAAACCCGAACGTGTATCCGAACGCCCACCCCTATGATATATGATCATTTGTATCTTGTTTGAACAAAAAAAAAAAGTTAAACCATTGATCACAAAATATTTAATGTGAGACTTTTACCATTTTTAATAATTTATAGTCGTTTTTAAAAATTCAAAATATAACATATAAGAAAAAATCTATTTTTTATTATATGCTTAATGTGATTGTTTACTTTCTTTTAATAGTATAAAATTAAACAAAAAAGAGAGAGGTTGAATTTTTTTTTTATCAAATATGTATTATTCATAATCATTAACTGTCATATATATGTTAACCATATTATGTAATTCCGTAGCTTTTATTTAAGGAAAGAAAAAATATTCTTTTGTACACTATTAATTAATTTGATAGTTAGTTTAATAAAAAGTATAGTATATGTTTATATGGACCAACTTATTTTTCTAACAATTCTAAGAATTATTTTCGTGATGACACGTGGCTACGAAAACATGTTGTAATTGTTCAAAATTAATATATAGGGGATTCTAAATATATTGTTAGGATATTTTTGATAAGAATATATTATAGATGCGATTTTGAAAATTTATATTATAAAAGAAAACCTTTTTAAAAATATATTATAAAAAAAGTTGTTGCATCTATATAAACTCTTTATTTTTTTTATCCTACCATTAACTGCAATAACTATAAATAGTTTAAATGTTTTACACAAATCCTATTATTATTTCTCATTTTGTCTGATGCACTTCTCTAGTTATTTTTCTTCTTATCATCCAATGTTATTGTTGTTATTCAATAACGTTATATACATCATATATTATGCTCAAAGATGGATATATAATATTTAGATATCAATTATTAAAATGAAAGCATATATCATCCAACATATAATACCATGTCATCTAGCATTATATAATTCTAAATATTTACAAAATCAAATTTGATAAAAAACACTTTAGCAAATCATTTGTTAAAACAAAATGATATATATTTACGTTAAATTAATTTTCATAAAAAATATCTATAATAAAAATTGTTATTCAAAATAATTTTAAAAACTATTAGAAAACCTGCAAATATCTATACTATTAAAAGAGAACTATTCTGAAAAAAATCTATTTAAACAAAATTGTTTCACCTATTCATTATCTATTTATTATTTTTGGTCATACCCTTATTTTTCTCTAACTATACAATATTTTTAATGAAATCATTTACTACTTCTCATTGTTTAGGAAAATGAATATAAAATGGTATTTATGAATATAAAAATAGAGTCTATGAATTCGGTAATGGATCTTTTTTATTTTATCAAATTAACTTTTCGTAGAATTTTTTTATTGTACTCTTTGAATATGAAAATTTCACAAACCAATATTGCATTCTAATATAGTATTACATAATAATAGACATGTCATTATTGAATTCTATGGTGTTGTATAAAATATAGGTTTCTAAGACAACCTTTATCATAACATATATATTTATATAAGTTTGTAGACAAGTGTTTCAGCACGATTTATAACATCTGAAATATTCTTTTTATACAAACTAACATCAATATATAGTCATTCTTTTTTACATATAGATTCAGTAATATTCTAAAAGAATGCATTATTGATTAAGAGTTAACCTATTTTACCAGCTACAAGCTCATATCATGTAAACTCAATTATTATTAATGAAAATTGATGATGAAATTTAAATAATGTATAAACAATGTATATATAATATTAAGTGACTTTTATACAATTTATATATAATCTTACTAGAATTGCAAATATCCTATATTTATACCAAACCAAATATTTCATATAAAACAACTAATTAAATATAAATTTTTAAACACTTAAGTAAATAAAAAATCATAAATTTAAAAATATATTAGAAGTTTCATTCATCTCTTAAAATATATTGAAGATTATTTATTTTTTTCTACCAGGTCAACCAAATGTTGGATCACACTTGATTGCGGGTTTTTTTCGAAGTTTGCATGCTTTAAATTAACGAGTTTTCATTAAATCTAAACCAGCTTATGTACAAGTCATCGTGTTTACTGGTTCAACCACATGTCCAAACTTGATATAAAAGTATTGTTTTCATGTAATTTAAAATAATTTATTTTAAAATAATAGACGCGCTGAGTCTAATCAATCCATATAATATTTTAAAAAAAATAATCAAACGATTAAAAATATAATTACATTAACTAACTAAATAAAAATTATAATTTTATTTTTTGATATAATACAATTTTGTAACATAATAATGTATAACAAGACTAAAATACTAATTTATATCATATATTTTTATCAACTGGAAAATAGTTCATGCTTTTAAGCGCAGATTAAAATCTAGTGGTCTTGGCTAAAACAGAAAGGGAAAAAGTTGACAACATATAATAAATAATCAATTATAACTCTTAACTCGTTGTTGAATATTATATTTATGTCCGTAGATCTCGATAACAACATTGTTATAATCATATATACAAAATCAAGCAAGATTCAAATATTAGCTGGCAGAAAGTATCTGGTTCGTTAGATTAGGTGAGGTTAGGTTCAAAATTATCATAAAACACAATAAATTAATACTCCCTCCGTTCCTAAAAGATAGACTTTTTAGTATTTTCACACATATTAAGAAAACACATTAAACTAACATAATAAATGTATCGTTTTCTGTAATTTTCAATTTTCAATAACTTTTAACCAATAGTAATTCAATAAAGACAATTAATTTTCTTGAAGTTTACAATTTTTCATAGAAAACACAAAAAATAAATCTTTCTGAAACAAACGTTTTTTCTAGAAAGTCTATTATTAAGGAACCGAGGGAGTATATACAATGATCATACCTTCATCTGTCTCCAGTATTTGCCGTAGGAGGAAAAAGCCACATCACGCCCTCCGTTCATAATTATATCGACTGCTTTTGTTTTCGGGCGGTTTGCAAACTTTAGATCGTGTGTTTTCATGACGTCGTGAGCTATGTCAGCTGACGAAACTACAATGATAGGGACGCGACCGAAGTGAAGTAGCATGAGCGGTCCATAACGGAGGCTGAGGTTACTGAGTGAACGGTGAGGATGGAGGCTGAGCTGGTGGAGGTTTCCGATCAGGGGGAGTCGCCGCGGAGACGGTGGTCGGTTACGGTTAGAGGTGGCACCTCGTTTGAGAATTTGGTTTAGGAAGAGAAATGCTAAGATAGTTGCGAAGCATAGAGAGATTGATATCATTTCCATTTCTTGCTGTCAGAATCAAATACTCTCATTAGCCTAACTCTCATATAGCAACTTATATGGAGAATTTCCCCTAATTGTTATTATAGTTTATTAGCAAGGCTAGCATTGTTGATAAGGGGTATCAAAGACAATATACACCATAATTTAATTATATAATACTAACATAATTTAATTATATAATTAATATTAAATATAAAGAATTTCACAAGAAGACACATGGTTTTTTAAATTCTTCCCTTTTCTTTCTTTTTAATTTTTTAATTTTTAAATATAAACAATTTATTAATCAACCTAAACCTTAATGATTACTAAAAAGAATTAATAAATAAAAATTAGAATAAACTTGTTTTCAGAAAAGCTTTATAACTATATATATTTCCAAAATCAAAATAAGTGGATTATTATAAATCAATGAAATGAATTTGCAAGTGAAGTTCTCACTGCCTAATTATGTAGTTGATCATTTTCATGCGAAATATATATTTTCTTCTTCTGAAGTTTCTTAATGTCTAAAAAATTATGTATTCATGTTTGATAATGTCTACATTTGATTAAAAAGCTTAAGAACCTATCAAAAAAAGCACGCACACATTGCTTATGTTATTTGAATCACAATAATGTTAAGTAATTCAGAAAGCGGCGATGGTTAGCCTAGGCGACGAAGACGGCGACTCTCAACCCCTTTCAGAGGGCAAGTCAAAAGGCGGTGACTTTTGGAAAGACCGATCTCCCTGGATAAAGCCCCCTGTTGCAGAGCCAGAACCAGCTCCCAAAGCAGTTGACGGTATTGTCTCCATCTCGATTCCTGATGAGATTTTGGCAGACCCAAACCCACTCTGGCGCTGCTATGTTGTGGGTTACTTCATTGGAGACGCTCCTCATGTTGGATCTATCCATGCAACGGTGAATCGTATCTGGTCCTCTCCGAAGATGGGCAGCAAAATTGATGTCCAGTTTCTCGAGAAGAATATTGTTCTATTCAGGATTGAAAATCCTCAGATGAGAGCCCGTGTGATTCAGCGTCGATACTGGCATATAGCGGATATCCCTTTGGTGGTGAATGAGTGGTCTCCAGAGACGGCTCTCGATCCTCCGGACCTATCTGCCATGCCTATGTGGGTTGATCTCAAAGGGGTACCGAGTTTGATGTTCTCCCACAAGGCTTTGAAGTGTATGAGTCGGGCTGTAGGTAATTTCGTCAAGCTTCACCCGAGCACTGAGAAATGTACGAGGTTGGATGTGGCGCGGACGCTGGTGGAGGTCAACTTGCACAAGCCACTATTGGAGAAGATAAGTTTCCTGGATAAGGAAGGAGTGACGGTGATGATTGACGTAAGCTACCCCTGATTGCCCCCAAAGTGTAGTGTCTGCAATGCTTGGGGTCATAAGGGGACAAATTGCACATTTAAGGCAATTCAAGTGCTTAGGAAGGATAAGGAGGTAGCAGTTGAAGTGGAGAATATAGAGGAAGTGATAAATGGGATGGTCAAGTGAGGTACGAGCTAAACAATGCGCGCAATGTAGTAAACGACTTGCTTCTAGAACTGGAGGGCATACCTCCTGTTTTGGGAAGTGGTGAAGTTGGGAATAAAACTCGAGTGGTCACTGTAACTGGGGGTCCTTCTAACACGGAAGCTCAGAGCCAAGATTGGGCTCTGGTTGATGGAGGTCTAACTCTCTCACTTTCGCCAATAAGGGAGAGTAATGTTGATGAAAAGGTCGAGCATCAGGAAGAAAATGGGGTGGAAATCTCCCCATCGCGGTTTAGTGTATTGGAGATTGAGGGCGCATAGGAAGATGATAATACTGTGGAGGATGACATTGAGGAGGGTGAAGTGATTGCAGAAACTCAGGAACGGGTGGCGAAAAAGGAAACAGCAAAGACAGTAAGATTACGCAATGGCGCTAGTCTTAAGTTGAGTAAGCAAGCTGCTGCTAGACCTAAAGATTCTAAAGCGTCAAGAACTGTCCCCACCTCCAAAAAAGCTTCCAGTAGGAAGTTATGACGTCATTTTTTGTTTGGAACATGTGAGGCTTCAACATGGCCCGCAAACATAGAGAGGTTAAAAGATGGGTTCAAGAGGAGAAATACTATTTTGGTTGTCTTTTGGAGACACGGGTTCAGGAGGACAAGTATGGAGTTTGCGTGTCAGCAGCGTTACCAAGTTGGGCTTCCATTGTAAACTATGAGTATCATGCTCTGGGGAGAATCTGGTTTTGTTGGTCAGAAAAGGTAACAGTCACTAAACAACATATGAGTGATCAAGTCATTACGTGTGCAGTTCAAGTGTTAGAGACGGGGGAGCAGTTTGTATGCTCAGCAGTTTATGCGTCCAACTGTGAGATGGAGAGAAGAAGGTTATGGGAGGAACTGAGGGGTACTAAGGCAGCTTATGATCATCTTGACCTGCCATGGATAGTGATTGGTGATTTTAACGTAGCCTTGTCCTCTTCAGAACACTCGCTAGGTGTCACTAGATCTATGCAGTTAGGTATGCAGAACTTTCAAGATCTTGTTGGTGATTGCAACTTGACTGATATGGCATATACGGGAGAAATTTTTACTTGGTGGAACAAACGCGATGAGGATCCTATTGGGAAGAAGCTAGATCGTGCATTGATCAATGCAGCTTGGTATAGACAATTTCCGCAATCCACGGCGAGATTTGAAGCTGGAGGGATCTCAGATCACGCTCGGTGTGTGGTTACTTTAGTGGGAGCAGAGAATGAGACGCGGAAGCCATTCCGGTTCTTTAACTATCTCACTGAGCATAGTGAGTTCTTACCGGCAGTTAAAAGAGTCTGGGAATCCTCTCAGCCCATTTTCCATTCGCGCCTAGCTCTGTCTAGATTCCATGCGAAATTGAAGCTGCTTAAATATGATATGAGAATGATAAACAAAACACACTACGGGGACTTACCAGGCCGAACAAAGCAAGCTTTCGACGAGATGTGCTGTTGCCAAAATCAGGTGCTGCTTGACCCGAATCCTACAACCTTTGTAGCAGCAGCTGTAGCTTCTGATAGATGGAACAAACTTGCTCGTATAGAGGAGAAGTTCTTTCGACAGAAGTCTTGTATCAGATGGTTGGGTGCAGGTGATCAGAACACAGTTGTCTTCCATAGAGCTGTGCAGACAAGAACGTCTCGTAATACTATTAAGCGGCTTGTAATGAGGCGGGAGAGACTCTGACCAAGCTCTCAGTTTATTCTATTGATTAGGGTCTGCATCTCTACGGCTGCGTTCTCGGTGAATGTCAATGGGAGTCTAGAGGGTTTTTTCACAAGTGCTAGAGGGATTCGCCAGGGCTGTTCCCTCTCGCCCTACTTGTACGTTATATTGAACAACGTTTTATCTAAGATGTTAAACAAGGCTGCTGAAGCACAGAAGTTCGAGTATCATCCGCAATGTCGAGAAGTAAAGCTCACGCATCTTAGCTTCGCGGATGATATCTTAGTATTCACTGATGGATCAACAGACTCCCTTCAAGGCGTTTTGGAGGTTATGGAACAGTTTGCGAGTGTTTCGGGACTCTACATTAACGCTTCTAAGTCATCTATATTTGCGTCCGGACAAGATGTTACCCCTCTGCTCACTGAAGCTGCGGACATTGGGATCAAGGTTGGGACTCTACCAGTGCGTTACTTAGGTATGCCCTTAACTACAAAGGCTCTGACACGACAGGACTATGAGCCGTTGCTTGATAAGGTGCGGGGAAGAATGCTTTCTTGGAGCAACAAATGTCTGTCGTATGCTGGGCGTCTGCAATTGATTAAATCCATCACCTCGAGCATCGTAAACTTTTGGAGTCAAGCATTTATCCTTCCCAAGGCGTGTTTGAATGAGATAGAGAGTATGTGTAGTGCATTCTTGTGGTCTGGCTCTCCAAATCTGACTCACAAAGCTAAGGTGGCATGGGATGACCTATGTTGTCCTATAGCCAAAGGAGGACTGGGGTTACGGAAGCTACATGATTCATCTCGAGTGTTTGCTTTGGGTCTCATTTGGAGGATATTTTCAAACGGGGATTCTCTCTGGGTGTCTTGGATACAGCATTATCTGCTGCGCCAAAACTCTTTTTGGGATATAAAGGGGAATGAGAAAGGATCATGGATGTGGAGAAAGCTATTGAAGCTTCGTTCAGTGGCTTACCAATTCCTCAGGTATGAGATACATGATGGCAAGACTGCTTTTTCTGGTTTGATGATTGGTTGAAGCAAGACAAGGTTATAGAAGTCACCGGGGAAGTCGGTATATGCCATCTTGGCGTTGCTCGTAAGGCTCGGGTCTGTGATGCTGTTACACAAGCTGGCTGGAACATTAGGGGGCATAGAAGTCATTTTTTTCATGCCCTCTATGATCGCATCCAAAATACTCCGGTCCCTCACGGCTCAAAGGGTAGTGATGTGGTGCTCTGGAAACATTCAGATGATGTTTACAAACCCAGTTTCTCTACTGCCCGAACTTGGAATCAAATTTGAGAGAAGAAGAATGTTGTGTTTTGGAGTAAAGGAGTTTGGTTTAGTCAAGGAGTGCCGCGGTTCTCCTTTATTGTATGGCTGGCAGTGCGCAATAGACTATCAACGGGAGACAGAATGAGAACTTGGGGAATACAACAAGGCTGTCCTCTATGTGGAGAAAGAGATGAGACGAGAGATCATCTGTTCTTCGCTTGTCATTTCTCCTTCACGGTTTGGGATACATTAGCGAACCGACTGACTGGGAATAGGACTGATCCTGACTGGTCGGCAACGCTGCATTTTGTCTGCATAAACAATTTGCAAAGCATGGATACGATCCTGATTAAAATGTTGTTCCAAGCGTGTGTCTACAATGTATGGAAGGAGAGGAATACTCGCAGACACAATACTGGCTTTCGAACAGCAGAACAAGTAGTGAGAATCATTGATAAGGGGTTCAATGAGTTTATTATTATTGAACATGAGACGTTCTCTTCTGGGAATCTTGTAACTGCTGAAGATCTGAGAGTTGTGTTGTGGGTAGACGAGAAGAAGGGTGACCACATTGTTGTGTGGCGTTTTGAAGAATGTTCGTATCTACGATTTTGCAGGAAAGGGGATGTTCATTACCGTGAGATTTCAACACGGTTCGATGTACAGTCCGGAGGCCTAAAAGATGTGGTACTTTGTACGGTTACTATTAATTTGAAAGTAGAAGAAGTGCCAATAATTTCTCTCCTCACAAGAGAAAACAACTCAAGAAACAATTCATGGTCATGTTCTTTTTCTTCTTCGTCTACCTCCACCACTGCACCACAAAGAAGCAAATTGGCAACGAGTCCATCGTTTCGGAAGAATAAAATTTCGTGATGATTCAAAGGTATTTAAAAGTAAAGCCTCTTTGCAACTGATTCTCGTGTTGATATAACGAGAAGTTAAAGCACTCCGGCCAACTAAGCTTAGACTCCTCTTCCCCACCAATGAAACATCTGGCAACAAACCTGAGTCTTTGGTGAGGAAGGTTCATAAAACAGGAAACTTAAGCATCAACATTCCAGCATGTATTAAAATAGTGAGGAAACACCTCAGAAAATTAGATCCTTTTCGTCGACAACGGCTCTAGCTCTGTCGTCACATACGACAGTTACGAAAGCATTTGAGGCACGAAGATGCGGCGACACACTTTTGAAAAAAAAAAGATAGCATTAAAAGTATCATTTTAATATGATAAGTAATAACACCAATTTAGTTTTCACATGTATTTTACAATATGTTTGTATGCAAGACATGTGCCTAATGTATGTTTTGAAAATGAACAAAAGACATAATAGTAAGGTTTTTATCAACGACGTCTATTAGGATAAACAAAAATAGAAGGAACTGAAAAAACTCAATAGTGCAAATCCAGTCAAAATAACAAGGCTTAACTCAATATTTAGTTGTTTGTGTTTTACTCTTAAAATTAAATATAAATCCACTCAAATCTAAATTAAGATCAAATCCTCAAAGGAATCTTTAATATTGAATAACACATGATTTTAAAATCTATTTTTAAATGTGTTATTCAATAACAACAGATTTAAAATTGGATTTTAAAATGATATAACCAATAATACTCGATTTGGTTTAGATTTTCAAATGAATTAAAATACATAAAACAATAACACCCCCTTAGTAAACCATGGTTTTCGTTGTCTCCGAAATGTCTGCTGCCGAGCTCACCAGAGCTCTGCTCACCGCATTTCATAGTGAGAATCTCAATTTTTTTTTTTCTGGTGGACAGTAATAATCACTCTGGCGCCAGTCACTGTGGCGGGCAATCTCTAAAAGCCTTCTGTGAATATCATTGGAACTGTGGAGAACGTCCGGGAAAACAAAATTTCATGGACCAATA
This sequence is a window from Brassica oleracea var. oleracea cultivar TO1000 chromosome C1, BOL, whole genome shotgun sequence. Protein-coding genes within it:
- the LOC106333105 gene encoding uncharacterized protein LOC106333105, which translates into the protein MARKHREVKRWVQEEKYYFGCLLETRVQEDKYGVCVSAALPSWASIVNYEYHALGRIWFCWSEKVTVTKQHMSDQVITCAVQVLETGEQFVCSAVYASNCEMERRRLWEELRGTKAAYDHLDLPWIVIGDFNVALSSSEHSLGVTRSMQLGMQNFQDLVGDCNLTDMAYTGEIFTWWNKRDEDPIGKKLDRALINAAWYRQFPQSTARFEAGGISDHARCVVTLVGAENETRKPFRFFNYLTEHSEFLPAVKRVWESSQPIFHSRLALSRFHAKLKLLKYDMRMINKTHYGDLPGRTKQAFDEMCCCQNQVLLDPNPTTFVAAAVASDRWNKLARIEEKFFRQKSCIRWLGAGDQNTVVFHRAVQTRTVCISTAAFSVNVNGSLEGFFTSARGIRQGCSLSPYLYVILNNVLSKMLNKAAEAQKFEYHPQCREVKLTHLSFADDILVFTDGSTDSLQGVLEVMEQFASVSGLYINASKSSIFASGQDVTPLLTEAADIGIKVGTLPVRYLGMPLTTKALTRQDYEPLLDKVRGRMLSWSNKCLSYAGRLQLIKSITSSIVNFWSQAFILPKACLNEIESMCSAFLWSGSPNLTHKAKVAWDDLCCPIAKGGLGLRKLHDSSRVFALGLIWRIFSNGDSLWVSWIQHYLLRQNSFWDIKGNEKGSWMWRKLLKLRSVAYQFLRYEIHDGKTAFSGLMIG